A segment of the Cenarchaeum symbiosum A genome:
GCGCGTCCACGGGGATAACCCGCTGTGCGGCGGGGAGGTAACCGTCTTTGAGAGCCACAGCTTTGAGATAGCCCGGCTCGCCGGCCCCGTGGTGGGGCTTGCAAGCTCTTCTGCGTGCGAGCACGAGATGATACACGCAAGGGGATCCAAAATGTACGGCACGCAGTTCCACCCCGAGATGAGCGACGACGGGCGCGGCATGATCAGGCGCTTTCTATCGGTCTGATCGGTATAATAACCCGCGGGGCGGCAGCGGGTGCATGGCGTCCGAGCGCGAGCTGATCCTGCCCATAGTCCGGGAGGACAACATATGCCTGCCGCTCTCGGTCAACGCGGTATCCCGGTACTGGGGCGTGAACCTCCCCATGGCCGAGGCCGCAAAGATAGCAGGCAGGTACCCCGGGGCGGGCGGGAGCATACTAATCGAGGGGATTGAGCTTGCCGAGAGGCACGGGCTGTCGTCTGCTGTTCTGCGCTCCGACATGGCGGGGCTCCGGGGAATAATAGACGCGGGCATCCCGCCGGTGGTGATACTGCCGGGCATCCACGACGTGATCCAGCACGCGTCGGTCATATCCGGGTACGACGGGGAGGCGCGCACCATACTCCACTATATCCCGGAGGTCGAAAACGACGACGAGTTCAAGGTGGGCGTCATACCCGAGGAGCAGTTCGAGAACATATGGTCGGAGGACGGCAGGCTGGCCATCATACTGGCCCCCGCGGATTCCATGGCGGCACTGCCGGGGCACGACCCGGACGCCGCCCGGTCCAACAGGCTCTGCTTTGAATCCGAGCGGCAGAACCTGCAAAAAAAACCCGCCGAGGCGCTCTCTACACTGGGGCGCGCAATCGAGCTTGACGGCAAGAACCCCGTCGCATATTCCCTGCTGGGCTCGATACGCAACGAGCAGGGCTCGCCGGACTGTGTCAAAGACTATGAAAAGAGCATAGAGCTCTGCCCCCGGTACTACATAGCGTACAGGGGGCTTGGCAACTACCATCTCAAGGGGGGCAGGTACGAGGAGGCCGAGCGCTTTTACTCCGACGCAATAGCGATAAACCCGTCCCGGTACGGCCCGATATACAAGAACAGGGCGATTGCCCGGATGCAGCTGGACAGGAACGGCGGGGCAAAGCAGGACTTTGAAGCATACCTCCGGCACACCCCCGGGGCGCCCGACCGCGAGTCCGTGCAAGAAGCGGTCTCTGGGATGTAGCAGTGCGGAGTGCGGGATTTGAACACGCGACCTTCAGCTTGGGAAGCTGACGTCCTACCGGGCTGGACTAACTCCGCTCGCGATCCGTCACGAGCCTATCATTATATACCTTGAAGCCCGCTGCATGGCCGTGGATGCGAGATGCCCCGAGTGCGGCAGGGTTGCAGTGCTGGATGAAGAAGTGACAAAGGTCGTGTGCCCCCACTGCGGCTACAAGGCGGGGTATGAAGAGTATCTCGAAGTCATGAAGGACGCGGCGGTAAACATGACTGCCGACTACATGCCGGACAGGTCCGGGATCTGAATCACCAAAAGCTGCCCTTATCGGAGCAGTCCAGGTTGGCGCCGCACCTCGGGCAGAGGAGGTGGCAGACCTGTATGTCGAGCATTACAGTCTGGCATCTTGGGCACAACACTTTCTCCTTGCCGGGGGGCATGCGGGGCGGCATTCGATCATACTGTATGGATCTTTCGGTCGGATTCCGCAGATCCGCATGACACAAACCCCCCAAAGCTTAATTAACACAGCATGGGCCCCCGTGCCTACTTGGTAAACTTCAAGCTGACCGTCTCGGACTCAAAGGGGAGGTCCGTCACACGCGAGCTAAAGGAGGGCGATGCCTCTCCGCTGCTGGGACTGGGGATCGGCTCCGAGGCCGACGCCACCGCCCTGGGGCTGGAGGGGAAGATTAGGATAACCGGAGGCAGCGACAAGTCGGGCGTCCCCATGCGCCCAGACGTGCACGGGCCGGCGCGAAAGTACGTGCTCCTATCCAGGGGCGTGGGGCTGCGCGATGCAGAGAGGGGCGGGCGCACGCGCAAGCTGGTGCGGGGCAACCAGATCTCCGAGGAGATATACCAGGTCAACTGCAGCTTCGACGGCGAGATACCCGCAGAGCCCAAAAAGGAAGAGGCAGAGACAAAGGAATAACTTAACATATACGGGCCCGCATGCAGCATCGAGTTGCACTGGAGAGACACCCTGCCTGAATCGTACATCAAAAAGTACGGCTACCAGCCGTGCGTCAACATAGGCACGGCGGGCCACGTGGACCACGGCAAGACGACCCTGATACAGGCGCTCACCGGCGTGTGGACCAGCGTGCACAGCCAGGAGCTCAAGAGAGGGATCACCATAAGGGTCGGGTACTCGGATGCGGCATTCTACAAGTGCCCCAGCTGCGAGCCGCCCCTCGGGTACTCTACATCTGTAAAGTGCCCCAACTGTTCGGGCGAATCGGAGCTCTCCCGGGTGGTGAGCTTTGTGGACAGCCCCGGGCACGAGAGCCTCATGGCCAACATGCTCTCGGGGGCCGCCCTGATGGACGGGGCGCTCCTGGTGGTGGCGGCAAACAAAAAGGTGCCCCAGCTGCAGACCGAGGAGCACCTGCTGGCGCTGCAGACGCTGGGCATCAGCCAGGTGGTGGTGGTCCAGAACAAGGTCGACCTGCTGTCATACAAGGAGGCGCTAGCCTCGTACTCTGATACGGCAAAGTTCCTAAAAGCGGGCGGCATGTCAAAGCTGCCGGTCATCCCGGTCTCGGCGCAGGCGGGGCTCAACATGGACGCCCTCATACATGCTACAGAGACGGCCATCCCCACGCCGGAGCGCGACGGCTCAAAGGACCCGGTAATGCATGTTCTGCGATCGTTTGACGTAAACAAGCCCGGCACCCCGATACAGAAGATCAAGGGGGGAGTCATAGGCGGCTCGCTCACCCAGGGCGCCTTCAAGGTGGGCGACGAGATAGAGATCAAGCCGGGCGTGCTCAACGAGAAGAAAAAGTCGTACGAGCCCATGCGGACAGAGATAGTATCCCTGGGAACGGGCGCGGGCATGGTAGAGGAGATAAGGCCCGGCGGCCTGGTGGCGATAGGCACGCGCCTTGATCCGTCGATGACCAGCGGGGACTCGTTCATAGGCTCGGTCATAGGCAGGCCGGACACACTCCCAGAGAACTCGACGAAATCGGAGATGAAGGTGAGCCTCTTCGACAGGGCCGTGGGCTCCGGCGGGGAGGACAAGGTGGCCAGCATCCAGACCGGCGAGCAGCTTAGATTGAGCATCGGAACACTGCCCGCGCTCTGCAAGGTGCTCAAGTCCGGCAAGGGGGAGATCGAGGTGGAGCTGCGAAGGCCCGTCTGCCTGTTTCGCGGCAGCAACGTCGCGATCAGCCGGAGGATGCCCGACAGGTGGCGCCTCATCGGGGCCGGCACGGTTGGCTGACGTAATCTGTGATACCAGCTTTTTGATCCACGTGGCCAACACCCGGATAAAGAACATTGCAAACATCGAGACCGACATAGGCCCCCTCAACTTTGTGGTCCCAGCAGCCGTTCTCGGGGAGCTTGAGCGCCTAGCAGGGGGCAAAAAGCGCTTAAGCGCGGGGCACGCCCTCGAATACGCGCGGGGCATGCCCCGAATGCCCATATCCGGCAAGCACGCCGACGACGCGATTCTTGGGCATGTAAGGAGCAACGGCGGGATAGTAGCCACCATGGATTCCGGGCTAAAGGCCCGCGTAAAAAAGAGCGGGGGCTCGGTCCTCTCTGTCTCAAACGACAGGATCGTCCTGGAACAGCAGAAGCTTTAACTTGAACGGGCACCGGACCGCGCGCATGGGACTCGTTTTGAAGAGCAGCGCGTTTGATGACGGCGCCGAGATACCCAGAAAGCACGGCTACAAAAACGGCAACTCGAGCCCTCCCCTGGAGATAGAGGGTGTGCCGGAGGCCTGCCGCTCGCTTGCACTGATAATGGACGACCCCGACGCGCAGGCCGCCGTCGGAAAAACGTGGGTGCACTGGCTGGTCTGGCACATGCCGTCAGATATGCACAGCATCCCCGAGTCACTAGTCTCGGGGGGCTGCACCGAGGGCAGGAACGACTTTGGGGAGGCCGCATACGGAGGCCCCGCGCCGCCGGACAAGAGGCACACGTATTTCTTCAGGCTGTACGCGCTCGACTTTGATCTGAGTCTCTCGGCCGGCTGCGACAGAAAGGATCTCGAGGATGCCATGAAAGGCCACATACTAGAAGAGACGGTCCTTACCGGCACGTACGCGCCCTGAGACAGCCTAGGTGGTCTCTGATGAGGCGTCGAACGTGTAGGTAATATCCAAGGTTTCGCCATCATTGAGCACGGTATCCGTCAGCGGGATCGCAGAGAACAACAGTGCTCCGGCGTTCTCACAGGTGTCGAGGGAATCTCCGGCGTTGTGGCAGATGGCCACAACCCTGACAGTCGAGCCTGCCGCTGCGTGGGTACCTCCGACAAACTCTTCGGGGCCCATCACTGCTATACTGTCGTCAGTGTCATTGACTACGCTTACCTCTATGCATGTCTCGAAGATGCCGCCGGCGATAAAGGCAGGGCTAGGTGACACCTGCCCGGATAACAGGGTCTCGGTTACGGCCGACTGGTCTGTGTCGGTTATGCAGATTGTGTTCAACCTCTCGTTATCTGCGGGATAGCTGTTTCCGGTCTTGAATATCAAATCTATTATGTGCTCTTCGCCGCTATCCACGACCCGGTTGTGGACCACATTCGAGGAGATCATGCTGCCGCCGGCATCCCTGTGCACGGCCTCCACCATGCCGTAAAAGGCCAGCCCCTGGTCATCCCCGGTGGACCCGGACGGCGTCAGCGCCAGTGCCAGCACGGCTGCCAGGGCCATGGCAGATCCAAAGACAGTCCCCGATGCAGCCCGATTCATGCCCTGCCGCCTGTATATCATCTTATAACCTTTCTTGAAATCGGGCCGTGCGCCCTCCCGCCGCCCGGCAGGCACGGAGACACCCGCCCCCGAAAAGAGTAATAACCCGCATTCCGGCAGGCGCCCGTTGTTAACTGATGCGCGCCTGGCAAGCATAGGGGGCCACGAGTTCCGCATGCGCCACCTGCTTGTAATCGGGATACTTGTATCGGCGTTCTCCATATCGTTCATGGTAAGATCGCAGGCCGCAGAGTACGGATTTGAGCTCAACGAGTTCGACCCGTTCTTCAATTACAGGGCGACCCAGTATATCGTAGATAACGGCATCGGCGCATATTATGACTGGCATGACACGCAGAGCTGGTACCCAGAAGGGCGGGAGATCTCGGGGACCTCCCAGGTGGGCCTGCATATAACGACCGCCCTTACATATCAGGCCTTTGGCGGCGGCATGCCGCTGTATGACTTTGCCATAATCTTCCCCGTGGTCTTTGGCTCGCTTACCGCGATAGTCATGTTCGCACTGGTCCGTGTAGTGGCGGGCACGACGGCCGGCCTTATGGCGTCGCTCTTCTTTGCCGTGTCTGTTCCCGTGATAATAAGGGGGACCATCGGCTGGTTCAAGTCCGAGCCCCTGGGACTGTTCTACGGCCTGCTCGGGATCTACCTGTTTCTAAGCGGGATAAGGTCGGACGACAAGAGGGTGGCTGCAGCCAAGCTGGCAGGCGGCGGCATCGTGCTCGGGCTTGGCTTTACGTCCTGGGGCGGCATACAGTATTTCGTGCTCCCCCTGGCGGTATTCATACTCGCGCTACCTTTCCTGAGAAAGGACGGCAGATTCATCATCTGGGCGGTGCCCCTCTTTGTGGCATCCCTGCTGATCACTGGTGCGTCCTTTGAGCGGCCCGGAATAAGTCTGGTCACGGGGGTCGCCGGCTTTGCACTGATGGGCGCGACGGGGTTCATGGCGGCGGCCTATACGGTCAGGAGGTACTCTGGTGAGAGGTGGCTGCGCAACACGGCCGCCCTGCTGGTAGGGGTGGTTGCCGCCGGCGTCTCGCTTCTCTGGGTCAACACGACCGTTGCGTTTCTCCACCTGCCCTCGTTTAGATATCTCAACGCGGTCAACCCGTTTCTCACCACGCTTGATCCGCTGGTGGACTCTGTGGCCGAGCACGGCACCACTACTACAGCCCAGTCGTTCTACTTTCTGTCCGTGCTGATGATCTTTGCGGGCATAGGGGTCTGGCTGATATTCAGCGACAAGGAGAGGCTGGCCCGGTTCCGCAAACGCTTCCCCCCGGAGATGGCCGCATTTGCGCTCATACAGGGCATACTGGGGGTGTACGTCAGCTCCACATTCATCAGGCTGGAGCTCTACGCGTCCGTATCCGTGATAATACTCGCGTCCATGGGGATAACCGTGCTCGCATCGGAGATGTTCAGGCCCCCGGCAAAGTCCAAGAGGCCACAGAAGGCCCCCCCCGCAAAGTCCAAGAGGCCACAGAAGGCCCCCCCCGCGTACACAAAGATCGCATTTGTGGCCGTGGTCGTTTTGCTGCTCGCGGTGCCCACGTTTGTGCCCGCACAGGGCAACTGGGTCAACTCGACAAAGGCCCCGCCTACCCTGCTCAACGGCGGCACCAACTACGGGGTGGTCAGCCAGGACTGGCCCGAGGCCATGGAGTGGCTCAGGGAGAACACCGCAGAAGACGCGGTGGTCGCATCCTGGTGGGACTATGGCTACTGGATAACCGTGCTCGGCGAGCGGGCCTCGCTTGCCGACAACGCCACACTGTCCACGGCCAAGATCCAGGCGATAGCTACAATGCTGCTCAGCGAGCCCGACGAGGCGTGGAGGCTACTGCAGGATCTTGGCGCCGACTATGTGCTGATATTCATAGCCGCAAACAAGATCCAGGCGGATCCCGTTGATCTGTACCTGCTGACGGGCGGCGCCGACGAGAGCAAGAAGCAGTGGTTCATGCGGATATCCGGGGCGCCCGTCGACAGGTACATCCATGCCGACGGGACCAGCGGGACCCCGTACCTCTGGGAGAATACGGTCTTTGGCCTGATGACCCCGTATACGCCCCTTGCATACGTCAACTTTGCCACCAGCGAGCAGTCCCCGGGGTTCCGGCCAGGCTTTACCCCGGTATACTCTGAGGACATAAAGTATCCAGCAGACGGGGACGGGCCGCTGAGGCTCGCATACGCCTCGAACAGCTTCTACAGGGAGAGCCCCGGCCCGATAACTGCCGTGCTGATATACGAGGTCAACCATGACTATGGGTCCCCGCAGGAGGCAGGCCCGCAGCCCCTGCTGCCCGGCTCGTCCATTCCCATACAGGTGATCCCGTCTGGCAATACCACAGGGAATTAATACGATCCGCCGGTACTTGGTATATTGGCAAAGGAGCTAAAGACCGGATATACGACAGGGGCGTGCGCTGCAGCAGCAGCCAAGGCCGCCCTTCTGTACCTGGTAAACGGCGAGGCGCCCGGTAAAATTACCGTCGCCCTTCCCAAGGGGGGCAGCGCCAGCATGGAGATAACAAGAAGCGAGATATCCGACGGGTCGGCTGTATGTGCGGTGATAAAGGACGGCGGGGACGATCCGGATGTAACGCACGGCGCGGAGATAGTGGCACGGGTATCGCTTGCGGGGGCCCGCGGCTCGGTGGAGATAGCTGGCGGCGAGGGCGTGGGCACGGTTACAAAGCCGGGCCTTGGGCTGGAGATAGGCGGCCCCGCGATAAACCCCGTGCCAAGAAGGATGATTACAGAGTCCGTTGCAGATGCCGGCGCGGAACTGGAGAGCGGCATCAGGGTGGAGGTTTCTGTGCCCCGCGGCAGGGAGCTGGCCCCCAAGACCGACAATCCCAGGCTGGGAATAACCGGCGGGATCTCCATACTGGGGACGAGCGGCATAGTCATACCGTTCTCGACGGCGTCGTTTGCCGCATCGATAAGGCAGAACATAGACGTCGCCCTTGCAATGGGGGACAAAGAGGTGGTCCTGACCACGGGGGGCCGCAGCGAGGACTTTGCAAGGGAGATAGTCAGTTTGCCCGACCACTGCTATATACAGATGGGCGATTTCTCGGGATACGCCATACAGCAGTGCGCAAAAAAGGGCGTCGAGCGGGCGCATATAGCGGGATTCATAGGCAAGCTGGCCAAGATGGCCGCCGGCAAAAAGCAGACGCACGTCAAGGGCTCAAAAGTGGACATGGCGTTTTTGGCGGGCCTCGCAAAAAAGTCCGGCGCCGGCGGGGATGTAGTAGAGAGGGTCTTGGGGGCCAATACTGCGCGGCACGTCCTGGAGATAATCAAGGATGCGGGGCAGGACGGCTTTTACGGCGAGGTCTGCTCTTGCGTGCACTCTCAAATGGGGGAGCACTCCAGAGGCGGCCTTCCCATGGAGGTCATACTGCTCGACTTTGACGGCAGCATCCTTGCAAGGCACGGCGAGCAGTAGGTTATTTTATCGCCGGGCGGCCAGCCTGTCCATGAAGGTAGCGGTGCTTGCCATAACAAAGAACGGGATAAGGACTGGACGGAGGCTCCTCGGGGAGTATCCCGGGTGGGAGCTGTTCGCACCGGCGCGGCTCTCTGATGGCGGAGAGGCGGACTGGTTTGAGGGCCCCGCGTCATCAAAGGTGGGCGAGCTGTTCAAAAGCAGGGACGCCCTGGTCTGCATATTCTCGCTGGGCGCGGTGATAAGGCTGGTCGCGCCGCACCTTGTAGACAAGAGCACAGACCCGGCTGTTCTCGCAATAGATGATGCCGAGAACTTTGTGATCAGCACACTTTCGGGGCACGCGGGCGGCGCCAACCGCATGGCCGAAGAGGTGGCTGCAAAGCTGGGCGCCACCCCTGTAGTAACGACTGCCGCGGATGTAAACAAGACCATCGCTGTCGACATGGTGGGGCGGGATCTTGGCTGGGAGATAGAGGACAGCTCCCAGGTGACGCGGGTAAGCGGTTGCATGGTAAACGGCGAGCCGGTTGGCGTCTACCAGGATGCTGGCAGCAGGAACTGGTGGGGATCCGCCATGCCGCCCAATGTAACCGTGTACGATTCCATAGGCGAGCTGGCCTCGGCGGGCCCTGCAGCCGCACTGATAATATCTGATAGAATACTCGATACCCTGGAGATGCCCTCGGTGGTGTACCGGCCAAAGTCGCTGGTGGTGGGGGTGGGCCTGCACGGTGATACGGACAAGAATACCGTCCGCCGCGGCCTCGAGGAATGCCTGGGGAGGTTCTCGCTGAGCCCCCGGTCGGTGGCTCGGCTGGCCTCCCTCAAGAGGCAGCCGGATCCGGAGGGCCTGGGCGAATACGCAAGGGAAGCAGGCATACCGCTGGAGTATGTAGACCGGGACAAGCTGGCGGAAATAGACGTGCCCAACCCTTCTGAGATAGTTGCCGCATACGAGGGGACCGCCAGCGTCTCGGAGGCGGCTGCGATCCTAGTGTCCAAGGGTACACTTGTAGTAGAAAAGCAGAAATTCCCCCCCGGTCTGACGGTGGCTGTGGCGAGGATAGAATGAAGCGCGGACTGCTAGTAATAGATAGGGGCAGCAGGGAGCACGAGGCTGAACAGGAGCTCAACCTGATGTGCTCTCGACTGCTCGAAAGGGGCAGCTATGAGTTTGTCGACTATTGCTTTTTGGAGGTAGTACCGCCGTTTCTTGACCAGGGCATGGCCGACGCGCTAAACAGGCACCCCGACGAGCTGACCATAGTGCCGTACTTTCTATATCCG
Coding sequences within it:
- a CDS encoding TPR repeat protein (COG0457) — its product is MASERELILPIVREDNICLPLSVNAVSRYWGVNLPMAEAAKIAGRYPGAGGSILIEGIELAERHGLSSAVLRSDMAGLRGIIDAGIPPVVILPGIHDVIQHASVISGYDGEARTILHYIPEVENDDEFKVGVIPEEQFENIWSEDGRLAIILAPADSMAALPGHDPDAARSNRLCFESERQNLQKKPAEALSTLGRAIELDGKNPVAYSLLGSIRNEQGSPDCVKDYEKSIELCPRYYIAYRGLGNYHLKGGRYEEAERFYSDAIAINPSRYGPIYKNRAIARMQLDRNGGAKQDFEAYLRHTPGAPDRESVQEAVSGM
- a CDS encoding ribosomal protein S6E (S10) (COG2125) codes for the protein MGPRAYLVNFKLTVSDSKGRSVTRELKEGDASPLLGLGIGSEADATALGLEGKIRITGGSDKSGVPMRPDVHGPARKYVLLSRGVGLRDAERGGRTRKLVRGNQISEEIYQVNCSFDGEIPAEPKKEEAETKE
- a CDS encoding translation initiation factor 2, gamma subunit (GTPase) (COG5257), with the translated sequence MDHGKTTLIQALTGVWTSVHSQELKRGITIRVGYSDAAFYKCPSCEPPLGYSTSVKCPNCSGESELSRVVSFVDSPGHESLMANMLSGAALMDGALLVVAANKKVPQLQTEEHLLALQTLGISQVVVVQNKVDLLSYKEALASYSDTAKFLKAGGMSKLPVIPVSAQAGLNMDALIHATETAIPTPERDGSKDPVMHVLRSFDVNKPGTPIQKIKGGVIGGSLTQGAFKVGDEIEIKPGVLNEKKKSYEPMRTEIVSLGTGAGMVEEIRPGGLVAIGTRLDPSMTSGDSFIGSVIGRPDTLPENSTKSEMKVSLFDRAVGSGGEDKVASIQTGEQLRLSIGTLPALCKVLKSGKGEIEVELRRPVCLFRGSNVAISRRMPDRWRLIGAGTVG
- a CDS encoding phospholipid-binding protein (COG1881), giving the protein MGLVLKSSAFDDGAEIPRKHGYKNGNSSPPLEIEGVPEACRSLALIMDDPDAQAAVGKTWVHWLVWHMPSDMHSIPESLVSGGCTEGRNDFGEAAYGGPAPPDKRHTYFFRLYALDFDLSLSAGCDRKDLEDAMKGHILEETVLTGTYAP
- a CDS encoding uncharacterized membrane protein required for N-linked glycosylation (COG1287) encodes the protein MRHLLVIGILVSAFSISFMVRSQAAEYGFELNEFDPFFNYRATQYIVDNGIGAYYDWHDTQSWYPEGREISGTSQVGLHITTALTYQAFGGGMPLYDFAIIFPVVFGSLTAIVMFALVRVVAGTTAGLMASLFFAVSVPVIIRGTIGWFKSEPLGLFYGLLGIYLFLSGIRSDDKRVAAAKLAGGGIVLGLGFTSWGGIQYFVLPLAVFILALPFLRKDGRFIIWAVPLFVASLLITGASFERPGISLVTGVAGFALMGATGFMAAAYTVRRYSGERWLRNTAALLVGVVAAGVSLLWVNTTVAFLHLPSFRYLNAVNPFLTTLDPLVDSVAEHGTTTTAQSFYFLSVLMIFAGIGVWLIFSDKERLARFRKRFPPEMAAFALIQGILGVYVSSTFIRLELYASVSVIILASMGITVLASEMFRPPAKSKRPQKAPPAKSKRPQKAPPAYTKIAFVAVVVLLLAVPTFVPAQGNWVNSTKAPPTLLNGGTNYGVVSQDWPEAMEWLRENTAEDAVVASWWDYGYWITVLGERASLADNATLSTAKIQAIATMLLSEPDEAWRLLQDLGADYVLIFIAANKIQADPVDLYLLTGGADESKKQWFMRISGAPVDRYIHADGTSGTPYLWENTVFGLMTPYTPLAYVNFATSEQSPGFRPGFTPVYSEDIKYPADGDGPLRLAYASNSFYRESPGPITAVLIYEVNHDYGSPQEAGPQPLLPGSSIPIQVIPSGNTTGN
- a CDS encoding cobalt-precorrin-6A synthase (COG1903), whose protein sequence is MEITRSEISDGSAVCAVIKDGGDDPDVTHGAEIVARVSLAGARGSVEIAGGEGVGTVTKPGLGLEIGGPAINPVPRRMITESVADAGAELESGIRVEVSVPRGRELAPKTDNPRLGITGGISILGTSGIVIPFSTASFAASIRQNIDVALAMGDKEVVLTTGGRSEDFAREIVSLPDHCYIQMGDFSGYAIQQCAKKGVERAHIAGFIGKLAKMAAGKKQTHVKGSKVDMAFLAGLAKKSGAGGDVVERVLGANTARHVLEIIKDAGQDGFYGEVCSCVHSQMGEHSRGGLPMEVILLDFDGSILARHGEQ
- a CDS encoding precorrin-3B C17-methyltransferase (COG2073), with the protein product MKVAVLAITKNGIRTGRRLLGEYPGWELFAPARLSDGGEADWFEGPASSKVGELFKSRDALVCIFSLGAVIRLVAPHLVDKSTDPAVLAIDDAENFVISTLSGHAGGANRMAEEVAAKLGATPVVTTAADVNKTIAVDMVGRDLGWEIEDSSQVTRVSGCMVNGEPVGVYQDAGSRNWWGSAMPPNVTVYDSIGELASAGPAAALIISDRILDTLEMPSVVYRPKSLVVGVGLHGDTDKNTVRRGLEECLGRFSLSPRSVARLASLKRQPDPEGLGEYAREAGIPLEYVDRDKLAEIDVPNPSEIVAAYEGTASVSEAAAILVSKGTLVVEKQKFPPGLTVAVARIE